In the genome of Gemmatimonadota bacterium, the window CATCACCGCGAGGTTCACCTGCACATCGGTCGCCGAAAAGATCCACGCGGCCCGCAGGTGCACCTCGCCCTGCCGATAGCGCTTGAGGATCGCCAGTGACCAGACGTTCACGCCGAGCGCGAGGAGCGAGATGCCAATCATCGGCAACGCCTCGGGCGCACTGCCATGCACGAGCGCGACGCCGCGCTTGACGATGGCGGCCGCGGCGAGGGTGAGTTGTGCGTAGCCAGCGCCGATCGCCGCACGAACTTTCGCGCGTGCCGGCCGACCCACCGCGTAGAGGAGAGACCGTACACCGCAGCATCGGCGAGCATGTCGAGTCCGTCGGCCACGAGCCCCATCGAATCGGCGGCGAACCCGGCGCTCACTTCGATGACGAACATCGCGCCGTTGAGCGCGAGCAGCGTGCGCAGTGCTCGCCGCTCCGTTTCCTGAGCCGTCGCTTTGCTCCATCGCTTCCGCTACGGTCGAGGGTCGCTCTCGAGCGTCACCGGAATACGGACCACCGTCCGATCCACTGCACGACGAGATCGGCGGCGTACGCCGGAACGACGCGTGAGCAGCATCCGCAGCAGGTCCTCCGAGGTCATGACGGCTTCTGTGGGAACCGATCTCTCCCACATCCAGCTTGCGGACCGTGCTGTCGATCG includes:
- a CDS encoding cation transporter → MGRPARAKVRAAIGAGYAQLTLAAAAIVKRGVALVHGSAPEALPMIGISLLALGVNVWSLAILKRYRQGEVHLRAAWIFSATDVQVNLAVMLAAVLVTVTASGIPDLVIAAGICVLILRSVTRILREAYRERARL